Proteins from one Cytophagia bacterium CHB2 genomic window:
- a CDS encoding DUF59 domain-containing protein: MATKEQILKKLQSVPYPGYSRDIVSFGLVKEVRACGNMATLKLELVTTEGKAGSKLRPSIEQALRELGITEIDLQINEKTTAEANAEKLAARQAAMNNSLAGVQYKIAIASGKGGVGKSTVAVNLAFALKALGKKVGLLDADIYGPNLPMMLGLEGKQPRSANRKIVPLERDGVKVMSLGFLAPSDTAVIWRGPLVSRAIEQMLRDVDWGELDFLLLDLPPGTGDAQLTISQKLVLTGAVIVSTPQPVALSDAMKGLRMFQKVNVPVLGVIENMSRFLCPDCGKEHDIFGYGGVREAARREGVTFLGDIPIIAAVRVGGDTGAPVVLAQPQLEVAKRFLKVAQNVLEEVEAQAEVAPKRFVF; encoded by the coding sequence ATGGCAACCAAAGAACAAATTCTGAAAAAATTGCAGTCCGTGCCTTATCCCGGCTATAGCCGCGATATTGTGAGCTTTGGCCTGGTGAAGGAAGTACGCGCTTGCGGCAATATGGCGACGCTCAAGCTCGAGCTGGTCACAACTGAAGGAAAGGCGGGAAGCAAATTGCGGCCCTCCATTGAACAGGCGTTGCGCGAGTTGGGGATTACCGAGATTGATTTGCAAATCAACGAAAAGACCACGGCAGAAGCCAACGCTGAAAAACTTGCCGCCCGACAAGCTGCGATGAACAACTCGCTGGCCGGCGTGCAATACAAAATCGCCATTGCCAGCGGCAAAGGCGGCGTGGGCAAATCGACAGTCGCCGTCAATCTCGCCTTTGCTTTGAAGGCGCTCGGCAAAAAAGTCGGCTTGTTGGACGCGGATATTTATGGTCCGAATCTGCCGATGATGCTTGGATTGGAGGGGAAACAGCCGCGCTCCGCAAATCGCAAAATCGTTCCGCTCGAACGCGACGGCGTCAAAGTCATGTCGCTGGGATTCTTGGCGCCGAGTGACACGGCTGTGATCTGGCGCGGGCCACTGGTCAGCCGCGCCATCGAGCAGATGTTGCGTGATGTCGACTGGGGCGAATTGGATTTTCTTCTCCTCGATCTGCCGCCCGGCACAGGTGATGCGCAGCTCACCATTTCGCAGAAACTCGTGCTCACTGGCGCGGTCATCGTTTCGACCCCGCAGCCCGTGGCGTTGAGCGATGCGATGAAAGGCTTGCGCATGTTTCAAAAGGTCAATGTGCCGGTGCTGGGCGTGATCGAAAATATGAGCCGTTTTCTGTGCCCGGATTGCGGCAAGGAGCATGACATTTTCGGTTATGGCGGCGTCCGTGAGGCCGCGCGACGCGAAGGCGTGACGTTTCTCGGCGATATTCCCATCATCGCGGCGGTGCGCGTGGGCGGCGATACCGGCGCGCCCGTGGTTCTCGCGCAGCCCCAGCTCGAAGTGGCCAAGCGCTTTTTGAAAGTGGCGCAGAATGTTCTGGAGGAAGTTGAAGCGCAAGCCGAAGTGGCGCCAAAGCGCTTTGTGTTTTAA
- a CDS encoding AarF/ABC1/UbiB kinase family protein — protein MMETATHTAAPNAALISSEQEPELRQRTNHKPIAPATLRELPLTAVHARPYRRKVGHRFFLLYRHVLGLLAGSHLAYVNNLPPDKRKFLNSPGARVLAFLLRPFVKKELRDRPFAVQLRRRLEMLGPTYVKLGQIMAIREDILPKEITDELRQLLDRLPEAPFAAVRQIIEASLGKPLEDLFWDIQESAIGSASIAQTHLAKTKLGETVVVKVIKPGIREAILSDIKLLQLLARLLEELIPRYQPEMIINEFCAYTEREIDLTYEADHAEIFAANFAHQPEVVFPKIYRALSSRDVLCMEYFDGWKPNDPHVRQFSSSEIQKIIDLGAGAIIKMLYADGFFHADLHTGNLIVLPGPKVGFIDVGMVGRFDEKMKLSMLYYFYSLVNGDIEGSAKYLTAMARIGEGGDVIGFRRSVSDLFRRYLLRASDGRLSLAQLILASLRIGGKYRIFFPVEMTLMVKALVTFEGVGLQLDPNLDVPALSRRHIRAIYSEHYDPMRLFQQFMSGLPEMVDVLVRAPEFISESSRYLQQLFNAPRPESPVIGLRSGLMAGSCIIGGVIAFVAGAPLLLWAGLFASSVVFFFLRK, from the coding sequence ATGATGGAAACTGCCACGCACACGGCTGCACCCAATGCTGCCTTGATTTCATCAGAACAAGAACCAGAACTCCGGCAGAGAACCAATCATAAACCAATTGCGCCAGCAACCCTGCGTGAGTTGCCTTTAACGGCCGTTCACGCGCGCCCCTATCGCCGGAAAGTGGGACATCGCTTTTTTTTGCTGTATCGCCATGTGCTCGGCTTGCTCGCAGGCAGTCATCTTGCCTACGTCAACAACCTCCCCCCTGACAAACGCAAATTCTTGAATTCACCCGGCGCGCGCGTGCTGGCCTTCCTGCTGCGGCCCTTCGTCAAGAAAGAATTACGCGACCGGCCCTTTGCTGTGCAGTTGCGCCGGCGGCTGGAAATGCTGGGGCCGACCTACGTCAAGCTCGGCCAGATCATGGCGATTCGTGAAGATATTTTGCCGAAGGAGATCACGGACGAGCTGAGACAATTGTTGGATCGCCTGCCGGAAGCGCCCTTTGCCGCGGTCCGGCAAATCATCGAAGCCAGCCTGGGCAAGCCGCTGGAAGATTTGTTTTGGGATATTCAGGAAAGCGCCATCGGCTCTGCCTCCATCGCGCAGACTCACCTCGCCAAAACCAAGCTGGGCGAAACCGTTGTGGTCAAAGTCATCAAGCCCGGCATTCGCGAGGCGATTCTTTCGGATATCAAGCTGCTGCAACTCCTCGCGCGTCTGCTGGAAGAGCTTATTCCGCGCTATCAGCCCGAAATGATCATCAACGAATTTTGCGCCTACACCGAGCGGGAGATCGATCTCACCTACGAAGCGGATCACGCGGAAATCTTCGCCGCCAATTTCGCGCATCAACCTGAGGTGGTTTTCCCCAAAATTTATCGTGCGCTCAGCTCGCGAGATGTTCTTTGCATGGAATACTTCGACGGGTGGAAGCCGAATGACCCGCATGTCCGCCAATTCAGCTCGAGTGAGATCCAAAAAATTATTGATCTCGGCGCCGGCGCCATCATCAAAATGTTGTATGCCGACGGCTTTTTTCACGCCGATTTACACACCGGCAATTTGATTGTATTGCCCGGGCCCAAGGTGGGATTCATCGATGTCGGCATGGTGGGCCGTTTCGACGAAAAAATGAAGCTCAGCATGTTGTATTATTTTTACTCGCTGGTCAACGGCGACATCGAAGGCTCGGCAAAGTATTTGACGGCCATGGCGCGCATTGGAGAAGGCGGCGATGTCATCGGCTTCAGGCGCTCGGTTTCGGATTTATTTCGCCGCTATCTGCTGCGCGCCTCCGATGGCCGCCTGAGCCTGGCGCAACTCATCCTGGCCTCGCTGCGAATCGGCGGCAAATACCGCATCTTTTTCCCGGTGGAAATGACGTTGATGGTCAAAGCCCTGGTGACGTTCGAAGGCGTGGGCTTGCAACTCGATCCCAATCTCGATGTGCCCGCGCTGTCGCGCCGGCATATTCGCGCGATCTACAGCGAACATTACGATCCCATGCGCTTGTTCCAGCAATTCATGAGCGGCCTGCCGGAAATGGTGGATGTTCTGGTGCGCGCGCCGGAATTCATTTCCGAAAGCTCGCGCTATTTGCAGCAACTCTTCAACGCCCCGCGTCCGGAAAGTCCGGTGATCGGCCTGCGCAGCGGCCTCATGGCCGGCTCGTGCATCATCGGCGGCGTCATCGCGTTTGTGGCCGGCGCCCCGCTGCTGCTTTGGGCCGGATTGTTTGCGTCGAGCGTGGTATTTTTCTTCTTGAGAAAATAA
- a CDS encoding alpha/beta fold hydrolase, which translates to MKPNYPIILAHGITRPDYLIDFIIRKLNLHDFSRAADHLHYFKGIASHLRKHGFEVHTTSVSFAANVETRAKDLARELQKILANTGHQKVHIIGHSMGGLDARHMIVDENMADYVASVTTIGTPHLGASVADWFMQNGFSKILDTLRKVINLDGFKSLTSEACRAFNESARAAEATNEVIYQTYAGWQKRELTFLPFQKTWQITYDREGDNDGLVSKTSQKWQECLVAEDGTAKIIMQHDFPVAADHVNQMGWWHLNGVERAEWWDWGVWREKRQYETTIKNVYLNIAQNITQNENNKIIMPAA; encoded by the coding sequence ATGAAACCGAATTATCCCATCATCCTCGCGCACGGAATTACGCGGCCAGATTATCTCATCGATTTCATCATCCGCAAATTAAATTTGCACGATTTCAGCCGGGCGGCCGATCACCTGCATTACTTCAAAGGCATTGCCAGCCACTTGCGCAAGCATGGTTTTGAAGTTCATACCACCAGCGTCAGTTTTGCCGCTAATGTCGAAACGCGCGCGAAAGATCTCGCGCGTGAGCTTCAAAAAATCCTGGCGAATACCGGCCATCAGAAAGTGCATATCATCGGCCACAGCATGGGCGGCCTGGATGCGCGCCACATGATCGTCGATGAGAACATGGCGGATTACGTTGCCAGCGTGACGACAATTGGCACGCCGCATTTGGGCGCCAGCGTGGCCGATTGGTTCATGCAAAACGGCTTTTCAAAAATTCTCGACACCCTGCGCAAAGTCATCAATCTTGATGGCTTCAAGAGTTTGACCTCGGAGGCCTGCCGGGCATTCAATGAATCAGCGCGCGCGGCCGAGGCCACGAACGAGGTGATTTATCAAACCTATGCCGGCTGGCAAAAACGCGAATTGACCTTCCTCCCTTTTCAAAAAACCTGGCAAATCACCTATGACCGGGAGGGCGACAACGATGGCTTGGTGTCAAAAACCTCGCAGAAATGGCAGGAGTGTTTGGTCGCTGAGGACGGCACAGCCAAAATCATCATGCAACACGATTTTCCCGTGGCCGCGGATCATGTGAATCAAATGGGCTGGTGGCATCTCAACGGCGTCGAACGCGCGGAATGGTGGGATTGGGGCGTGTGGCGGGAAAAAAGGCAATATGAAACAACGATTAAAAACGTTTATTTGAACATCGCGCAAAATATTACCCAAAACGAAAACAACAAAATCATTATGCCCGCTGCGTGA
- a CDS encoding cytochrome c, translated as MTTPSRKVFFIFFAGFCMMLLTAVTINLAIHNSANVSAAGNGSEGHALMKKYGCFSCHKLHGTGSRVGPVLDDIGTKREAEWLARWIKNPYAIKGNSRMPPFFYLPDEHIRIIAEYLSQQRGEANNPNNKLRSQQ; from the coding sequence ATGACCACCCCAAGCAGAAAAGTTTTTTTCATATTCTTCGCCGGATTCTGCATGATGTTGTTGACGGCGGTGACGATCAATTTGGCAATTCACAACTCGGCGAACGTTTCAGCCGCAGGCAACGGCAGCGAGGGCCACGCGTTGATGAAAAAATACGGCTGCTTTTCCTGCCACAAACTGCACGGCACCGGCAGTCGCGTTGGGCCGGTGTTGGATGATATTGGAACCAAGCGCGAGGCGGAATGGCTGGCGCGTTGGATCAAAAACCCCTATGCCATCAAAGGCAACAGTCGCATGCCGCCGTTTTTCTATCTGCCGGATGAGCACATTCGCATTATTGCTGAGTATTTGAGCCAGCAGCGCGGCGAAGCGAATAATCCGAACAACAAGCTTCGATCACAACAGTGA
- a CDS encoding response regulator transcription factor, producing MLSLKTLIVDDEWLVRSELKTMLAGYPEITLIGEAANVAQAIPLIQKNPPDVIFLDIQMPGASGFDLLDQIDTAARIIFITAYDKYALRAFEVNALDYLLKPISKERLAKAVKKLSSNELGSAQPHKKAAYDDVLYVIVNGALKFIKLPLLKCITAEGNYSYIFYADKPRALVSKTLQDWEDLLPEKQFVRIHRSAIVNFEYVEQVRKCKNYTQEVFVKGIEKPFMMSRRYASKLKHLLPV from the coding sequence ATGCTCTCCTTGAAAACCCTCATCGTTGACGATGAATGGCTGGTGCGCTCGGAGCTGAAAACCATGCTCGCCGGCTATCCGGAAATCACGCTGATCGGCGAGGCCGCCAACGTCGCCCAAGCCATTCCACTGATTCAAAAAAATCCTCCCGATGTGATTTTTTTGGATATTCAAATGCCGGGCGCTTCGGGTTTCGATTTGCTCGACCAAATTGATACCGCCGCGCGGATTATTTTCATTACCGCCTACGATAAATATGCGCTGCGCGCTTTCGAAGTCAATGCCCTCGACTATTTGCTGAAACCGATCAGCAAAGAACGCCTGGCGAAGGCTGTTAAAAAGCTGAGTTCGAATGAGCTTGGTTCGGCACAGCCGCATAAAAAAGCCGCCTATGATGATGTGCTTTATGTCATCGTCAACGGCGCGCTGAAATTCATCAAGCTGCCGTTGTTGAAGTGCATTACCGCTGAGGGCAATTACTCGTACATTTTTTACGCCGACAAACCCCGCGCGCTGGTTTCAAAAACATTGCAGGATTGGGAAGATCTGCTGCCGGAAAAGCAATTTGTGCGGATTCATCGCTCGGCCATCGTCAATTTTGAGTATGTGGAACAGGTGAGAAAATGCAAAAATTATACGCAGGAGGTTTTTGTCAAGGGCATTGAAAAGCCGTTCATGATGAGCCGGCGTTATGCCTCCAAGCTGAAACACCTGCTTCCCGTTTAA